In one Mycobacterium sp. NBC_00419 genomic region, the following are encoded:
- a CDS encoding M1 family metallopeptidase, producing the protein MKRPAKKAAKKGGVPVIDPYLPNNGNFGYRVSRYELELEYKVAINRLTGTATITAATLASLKTFTLDLAATLSVTKVTVNGRRPANFRTSGGKLHITLGAALPAGAAMSIEVRYGGSPRPIRTYWGEVGFEELSNGVLVAGQPNGAASWFPCDDHPSAKASYRIQISTDTPYRALANGELVSRRVRAAHTVWTYDQPEPTSTYLVTLQIGMYGVQKFPKAPVQMQALLPDRLRANFDHDFGRQPQMMKLFVKLFGPYPLANGYTVVVTDDDLEIPLEAQGISIFGANHCDGSRGSERLIAHELAHQWFGNSVTARRWRDIWLHEGFACYAEWLWSEHSGGLTADQWARHYHQKLAASPQNLLLADPGPRDMFDDRVYKRGALTLHVLRTTIGDEKFFALLRDWTTRHRHATVVTDDFTGLAANYADVSLRPLWSAWLFSTEVPRL; encoded by the coding sequence ATGAAACGGCCCGCCAAGAAAGCCGCCAAGAAAGGCGGTGTCCCTGTGATCGACCCTTACCTGCCCAACAACGGCAACTTCGGCTACCGGGTGTCGCGTTACGAACTCGAACTGGAGTACAAGGTCGCCATCAACCGGCTGACCGGAACCGCCACCATCACCGCCGCCACGCTGGCGTCGTTGAAGACGTTCACACTCGACCTGGCCGCCACGCTGTCGGTCACCAAGGTGACGGTCAACGGGCGCAGGCCGGCGAACTTCCGAACCTCGGGCGGCAAGCTGCACATCACCCTGGGCGCCGCGTTGCCCGCCGGGGCCGCGATGTCCATCGAGGTGCGCTACGGCGGATCACCGCGCCCCATCCGAACCTATTGGGGTGAAGTCGGTTTCGAGGAGCTGTCCAACGGAGTGCTAGTCGCCGGTCAGCCCAACGGTGCCGCATCGTGGTTCCCGTGTGACGACCACCCCAGCGCCAAGGCCAGCTACCGCATCCAGATCAGCACCGACACCCCGTACCGGGCGCTGGCCAACGGCGAGTTGGTGTCGCGGCGGGTTCGGGCGGCGCACACGGTGTGGACCTACGACCAGCCCGAGCCGACGTCGACCTACCTGGTGACCCTGCAGATCGGCATGTACGGCGTGCAGAAGTTCCCCAAGGCGCCGGTACAGATGCAGGCGCTGCTGCCGGATCGGTTGCGGGCCAACTTCGATCACGACTTCGGCCGCCAGCCGCAGATGATGAAGCTGTTCGTCAAACTGTTCGGCCCCTATCCGCTGGCCAACGGCTACACCGTCGTCGTCACCGACGATGATCTTGAGATTCCCCTTGAAGCCCAGGGTATTTCGATCTTCGGTGCCAACCACTGCGACGGTTCCCGCGGCTCGGAACGGCTGATCGCTCACGAGCTGGCACACCAGTGGTTCGGCAACAGCGTGACCGCGCGCCGCTGGCGCGACATCTGGCTGCACGAGGGATTCGCCTGTTACGCCGAATGGTTGTGGTCGGAACACTCCGGCGGTCTGACCGCCGATCAGTGGGCCCGGCACTACCACCAGAAGCTGGCCGCATCCCCGCAGAATCTGCTGCTGGCCGACCCCGGCCCACGGGACATGTTCGACGACCGCGTCTACAAGCGCGGGGCGTTGACGTTGCACGTACTGCGCACCACCATCGGCGACGAGAAGTTCTTCGCACTGCTGCGGGACTGGACCACCCGGCACCGGCACGCGACCGTGGTCACCGACGATTTCACCGGCCTGGCCGCCAACTACGCCGACGTATCACTGCGCCCGCTGTGGAGTGCGTGGCTGTTCTCGACCGAAGTACCGCGGCTATGA
- a CDS encoding lipopolysaccharide biosynthesis protein, whose amino-acid sequence MTDAGASFDALSAAGPDQVRSAAISRGSVARVGVATAISALCGYAVLYLAARDLDPAGFSVFGVFWGAFGLVGGAAYGLLQEATREVRTAGYIDVAEGPRTHPMRVSAGLGVAGALLMAATSPLWAPHVFSEAGTLSVALLSAGLAGFCLHATLLGLLAGIGQWGQYGALMVADAVIRVAVAGAAFLFGWGLVGFLWATVGGAVGWLLLLTVSPTAREAAKLRTPGGTSTFLRGAAHSIAAAGASAILVMGFPVLLKATSGELGAAGGVVILAVTLTRAPLLVPLTAMQGNLIAHFVDHRGHRLKSLIAPAAAVLALGTVGVLGAWLAGPWLIRVAFGDEYTPGGALLGWLTAGAVAIALLTLTGAATVAAALHRAYSIGWVGATVASGLLLTLPLNLEDRTVIALLCGPLVGIAVHLAALSRAGH is encoded by the coding sequence ATGACCGACGCCGGCGCGTCGTTCGACGCGCTGAGCGCGGCAGGACCGGACCAGGTGCGTTCCGCGGCGATCAGCCGAGGCAGCGTCGCCCGCGTCGGGGTGGCCACGGCGATCTCCGCGCTGTGCGGCTACGCCGTGCTGTACCTGGCCGCCCGCGACCTCGACCCGGCCGGTTTCTCGGTGTTCGGGGTGTTCTGGGGTGCCTTCGGCCTGGTGGGCGGCGCGGCCTACGGGCTGCTGCAGGAGGCGACCCGGGAAGTCCGGACCGCCGGTTACATCGACGTCGCCGAGGGGCCGCGCACCCACCCGATGCGGGTCAGTGCCGGGCTCGGGGTGGCCGGGGCGCTGCTGATGGCGGCGACGTCGCCGCTGTGGGCTCCGCACGTCTTCAGCGAGGCCGGCACGCTGTCGGTGGCGCTGCTGAGCGCCGGGCTGGCCGGCTTCTGCCTGCACGCCACGCTGCTCGGACTGCTCGCCGGGATCGGGCAGTGGGGTCAGTACGGCGCGCTGATGGTCGCCGATGCCGTCATCCGGGTAGCGGTGGCCGGTGCGGCGTTCCTGTTCGGCTGGGGTCTGGTGGGGTTCCTGTGGGCGACCGTCGGCGGCGCGGTGGGCTGGCTGCTGCTGTTGACGGTGTCGCCGACCGCGCGCGAGGCGGCCAAGCTTCGCACCCCGGGCGGGACGTCGACCTTCCTGCGCGGCGCGGCGCATTCGATCGCCGCCGCGGGCGCCAGCGCGATCCTGGTGATGGGTTTCCCGGTCCTGCTGAAGGCGACCTCCGGTGAGCTGGGTGCCGCAGGCGGGGTGGTGATCCTGGCGGTGACGCTGACCCGTGCGCCGCTGCTGGTGCCGCTGACCGCGATGCAGGGCAACCTGATCGCCCACTTCGTCGACCACCGCGGCCACCGCCTCAAGTCGCTGATCGCCCCGGCCGCGGCGGTGCTGGCGCTGGGCACCGTCGGTGTGCTGGGGGCCTGGCTGGCCGGACCATGGCTGATCCGGGTCGCCTTCGGTGACGAGTACACCCCGGGCGGGGCGCTACTCGGCTGGCTGACCGCGGGCGCGGTGGCGATCGCCCTGCTGACGCTGACCGGTGCCGCGACGGTGGCCGCTGCCCTGCACCGGGCCTACTCGATCGGCTGGGTCGGGGCCACGGTGGCCTCAGGTCTGCTGCTGACACTGCCGCTGAATTTGGAGGATCGCACCGTGATCGCCCTGCTGTGCGGTCCGCTGGTCGGCATCGCCGTCCACCTGGCCGCACTGTCTCGCGCCGGACACTGA